TACTACTTGTCATTTCAGCCTGTGCAGGTCAGACTAACGCGTTGGATGAAGTCGATACGAAAACAAAAACACTTAGCACGGCCAAAACTGAGCGCGAACTTGACGTTATTTATTTCGCTGGCGGTTGCTTTTGGGGAGTTGAAGAATTTTTTTCTAAAATGCCCGGCGTTCATGATGTAACATCCGGCTATGCCAATGGCTCGGGCGAAAACCCGACATATGAGGAAGTCATCAGCGGTGAAATGGGATTTGTTGAAGCGGTTGAAGTTCAGTATGATCCCGAAGAAGTGAAACTGTCCACGCTTATTGAATATTATTTCAAAGCCATCGATCCAACTACGTTAAATCAACAAGGCAATGATGTCGGCATCCAATACCGCACCGGCATTTATTATGTGAATGAAAAAGATGCCTATGTCATTGATGAATTAATGACTGCAGAGCGAAAAAAATACGATAAAGCAATCGTGACAGAAGTGTTGCCTTTAACGAATTATTTCTTAGCGGAAGAAGAGCATCAAGACTTTTTAGTGAAAAATCCGAACGCCTATTGCCATATCGACATGAGTATTTTAGACGATATCAATTCGTTAGTGGACCCTGCTCTTTATTCGCGGCCTAGTGATAAGGAAATTAAAAAGAAATTAACAGATGAGCAATACAAAGTCGCGGTTCTCGATGATACGGAAATTGCTTATTCAAACGAGTATTGGGACTTGTATGAACCTGGAATTTATGTAGATATCGTCACTGGCGAACCGTTATTTTCAAGCGCTGATAAATATGATTCCTACTGCGGCTGGCCAAGTTTCACGAAGCCCATCGACCCAAATGTCGTGACGTATACGGTCGATACGAGCTTTAATATGGTCAGAACCGAAGTCCGAAGCCGCGTCGGCGATATTCACCTAGGGCATGTATTTGACGATGGGCCGGCAGATCGTGGTGGAAAGAGGTATTGCATTAATAGTGCGTCCATTTTGTTTATTCCATTGGAAGATATGGAATATGAAGGTTATGGGCATTTGGAAAAACTGGTTGAATAAAGGAGGCCTTTTCTGCCTCTTTTTTCACCGCAATGTCCCAGTATTCACAACTTTCATATCCACATTGACTGTGTAATCCAACGACCCGATTACCTTTTTCGTCAACTCTATTGTCCATTTTCCTTTATGATACATTCTGAAATGTTCACTGATGCCAACCGGGTCCAATTCCATCTTTTGAAGCTTTTTAAGAAGATCTTCAATTTGTTTTTCCAGATGTTTGTCGATTTCTTTTTCCAACTTCTTGTACTCGCCTACCTTACTTAAATCCCGTTCTCCTTTATATTCAACTAGCACTGCTCTTATTTTAAGGTGAATATTTACTTTCGGGGATTCAATATTCCTATTCCCTTTTATTTTTGCATCGTTTTCTATTTGTTCTAAGAAAAGTTGATCATCCGTCTCATTATCTTTGAATTTAATCGCGAGTGGCGATAGCTTCTTAAGCCCTACCAACGCTTGTATTAATAACGATTCCTCAGTCGAGATGGTATCAACCATTTCTTCACTACTAAATAAAGCAATCTTTGTAACTTCAAGTGACTCGCCCTTCTTTTCCAAATAAGGAACCATCGTATGATAAACTGGACTCGTTTGGGTGTTGATATAATCATGTATCGTTGTAAACGGGCTAAATGAAGTATGAAGTTTTGGCTCGAATAATTCATTCAAATAAGCATCCATATGTTGGTTTTCCGGGTAATCTGCTTTCAGAACATCCTCAACCTTATCTTTGACAATAACGACGCTGACTTTGTTTCCTACTGCAGAATCCCGATAAAAATGCTCAACTATTTCTGTCATTTTTCCGCTTTTTGCGAACTCCTCGCTGAATAGAAGCGTACGCAGTTGATTTAAAACAATCATTTTATCTGCTGTTGAAGATAGCTCGACGAGACCTTCT
This genomic window from Sporosarcina sp. Marseille-Q4063 contains:
- the msrB gene encoding peptide-methionine (R)-S-oxide reductase MsrB, with product MKRILCGFLFLCLLLVISACAGQTNALDEVDTKTKTLSTAKTERELDVIYFAGGCFWGVEEFFSKMPGVHDVTSGYANGSGENPTYEEVISGEMGFVEAVEVQYDPEEVKLSTLIEYYFKAIDPTTLNQQGNDVGIQYRTGIYYVNEKDAYVIDELMTAERKKYDKAIVTEVLPLTNYFLAEEEHQDFLVKNPNAYCHIDMSILDDINSLVDPALYSRPSDKEIKKKLTDEQYKVAVLDDTEIAYSNEYWDLYEPGIYVDIVTGEPLFSSADKYDSYCGWPSFTKPIDPNVVTYTVDTSFNMVRTEVRSRVGDIHLGHVFDDGPADRGGKRYCINSASILFIPLEDMEYEGYGHLEKLVE
- a CDS encoding Ger(x)C family spore germination protein, with translation MKKYKLLFFIIGIALTAGCTETGQRTSVEELSLVSSIGFDIVDAKEMRMTVGIPQPAGESPILTEAYSINTEMVQEGLVELSSTADKMIVLNQLRTLLFSEEFAKSGKMTEIVEHFYRDSAVGNKVSVVIVKDKVEDVLKADYPENQHMDAYLNELFEPKLHTSFSPFTTIHDYINTQTSPVYHTMVPYLEKKGESLEVTKIALFSSEEMVDTISTEESLLIQALVGLKKLSPLAIKFKDNETDDQLFLEQIENDAKIKGNRNIESPKVNIHLKIRAVLVEYKGERDLSKVGEYKKLEKEIDKHLEKQIEDLLKKLQKMELDPVGISEHFRMYHKGKWTIELTKKVIGSLDYTVNVDMKVVNTGTLR